The following proteins come from a genomic window of Lolium rigidum isolate FL_2022 chromosome 5, APGP_CSIRO_Lrig_0.1, whole genome shotgun sequence:
- the LOC124655366 gene encoding epoxide hydrolase A-like — MESVDAGGEVRHWSAEVNGVSLHVAEQGPAAGPAVLLLHGFPELWLSWRHQMAALAARGFRALAPDLRGYGDSSAPTDPAAYTVLHLVGDAVALLDHLRLPKVFVVGHDLGAQVAWHLCLLRPDRVRAVVVLGVPYFPRAPRPATEIFAALGDGFYISQFQEPGRAEKAFAHYDVATVLKKFYSIELDNITAPPGVEIIDFLEASSSSPLPWMTDEELGQYAEKFQKSGFTGPLNYYRMMDTNWRLTAPWHGAKITVPTKFIAGDKDAGFESFGTKRYVESGGLKSNVPDLEVAIIEGHHYLQQEQAERVNTEILSFLGKFSEN, encoded by the exons ATGGAGTCCGTCGACGCAGGCGGCGAGGTGAGGCACTGGAGCGCGGAAGTCAACGGCGTCTCCCTCCACGTCGCGGAGCAGGGCCCCGCCGCCGGCCCGGCGGTGCTCCTCCTCCACGGCTTCCCGGAGCTGTGGCTCTCGTGGCGCCACCAGATGGCCGCCCTCGCGGCCCGCGGCTTCCGCGCCCTCGCCCCCGACCTCCGCGGCTACGGTGACTCCTCTGCCCCCACGGACCCCGCCGCCTAcaccgtcctccacctcgtcggcgACGCTGTCgcgctcctcgaccacctccgccTCCCCAAG gtGTTTGTGGTGGGCCACGACTTGGGAGCGCAGGTGGCGTGGCATCTCTGCCTGCTCCGGCCGGACCGGGTgcgcgccgtcgtcgtcctcggggTGCCCTACTTCCCACGTGCCCCTCGCCCGGCGACGGAGATCTTCGCGGCCCTCGGCGATGGGTTCTACATCTCGCAGTTCCAG GAGCCTGGAAGGGCTGAAAAGGCATTTGCCCACTATGACGTCGCGACTGTCCTAAAGAAGTTCTACTCAATTGAATTAGACAACATCACCGCTCCTCCTGGAGTAGAGATCATAGACTTCTtagaggcatcatcatcatccccacTTCCTTGGATGACTGACGAAGAACTAGGCCAGTACGCCGAGAAGTTTCAGAAGTCTGGTTTCACCGGACCGCTCAACTACTACCGCATGATGGACAC GAACTGGAGGCTCACTGCGCCATGGCATGGCGCGAAGATCACGGTGCCTACGAAGTTCATCGCGGGTGACAAGGACGCCGGCTTCGAGTCCTTTGGAACCAAGCGCTACGTCGAGAGTGGGGGTTTGAAGTCCAATGTTCCAGACCTTGAGGTTGCCATCATCGAAGGACACCACTACCTCCAGCAGGAGCAGGCCGAGAGAGTGAACACTGAAATATTATCCTTCCTGGGCAAGTTTAGTGAGAATTGA